The genomic segment GCAAAAAAATTGTGGAGCGCCACGGCGGCCGCATCTGGGTGGAGTCAGAGATCGGGAAGGGCTCAACATTTTACTTTACCATCCCGGCCCAGGAAGTGAATAATCGCGCAGCAGATAAGATTGACAAGCGATAGCTATTTCTGATAAATAACCACATATGGAATATAAAGAAAGAACAAAAGAGAAATTCACGAATGAATTGGAAGGACTGCCCATGCGTGTTGAGGACATGGGACCAAGAGGGACCGGACGCAGGAAGGCAGATGAGGCGCTGAGGGTATCAGAAACCCGTTACCGGAGGCTTTTTGAATCTGCCCAGGATGGTATATTGCTTCTTGATGCAGGTACGGGACAGATACTCGACGTTAATCCGTTCTTACTTTATATGCTTGGGTACTCGTATAATGATTTTATGGGAAAGAAACTCTGGGAAATCGGTCTGTTCAGCGACATTGCGGCATCCAGACTTCGCTTTTCAGAATTGCAGGCGAAGGGTTATGTGCGGTACGAACATCTGCCGCTTCAAACAAAAGACAGCCGTCTCATTGACGTTGAATTTGTAAGCAATGTCTATCTGGTTGACAACAATAAGATTATCCAGTGCAACATCCGGGACATCACATTGCGTAAACGGGCAGAGGAAGGGCTGCAAAAGGCGCATGCCGAACTGGAATATCGAGTGAAAGAGCGGACTGAAGAGTTGACCGGGGTAAACGAGCAGCTCCTGCAGCAAATAGAGGAGCACAGGCAGGCAGAGGAGTCGCTCCGTGATGCGTTTATGGAAATCAGGCGCTTAAAAGAGGAATTACAGGAGGAGAACCTCTACCTTCAGGAAGAAATCGGTCTGATACACACACACAAGGACATAGTAGGCAACAGTGAAGCGATCAGGGCCGCTTTGCACCAGATAGAACAGGTTGCTGGGACAAACTCAACGGTTTTAGTCTATGGGGAGACGGGCACCGGGAAGGAATTGATCGCTCATTCGATCCATAACCTGAGTTCCCGCAAGGGACGGCTCATGGTCAAAGTCAACTGTGCCGCCCTGCCCCCTACACTCATCGAAAGTGAACTGTTCGGCCGCGAAAAGGGCGCCTTTACCGGCGCGCTGTCCAAGCAGGCCGGCCGTTTTGAGCTTGCGGACAGATCGACTATTTTTCTGGATGAGATCGACTCTCTGCCGCTGGAAGTCCAGGCCAAGCTGCTTCGGGTCCTGGAGAGCGGAGAGTTTGAGCGTCTCGGCAGCCCCCAGACAGTTAAGGTCGATGCCAGAATTATTTCTGCGACGAACCGCGATCTTGGCAGGGCTGTCTCTGAGGGCTGGTTCCGGGAAGACCTTTTCTACCGCCTGAACGTTTTTCAGATTTTCGTGCCGCCTCTTCGCGAGCGCAAGGAGGACATACTGCCGCTCGTATGGTCTTTTGTGCAGGACTTCAGCAAGAGGATGGGCAAACGGATCGAATCAATACCACAGAAGAGCGTTGAGGCCCTGCAAGACTATCCCTGGCCGGGCAATGTTAGGGAACTGAGAAACGTTGTTGAGCGTGCCATGATCATAACCACCGGAACTACGCTGCATGTGGATGTGCCGAAGATCGCGGAGTCAAAGACAGTCCGGGCCATGACCCTCGAAGAGGTAGAGAAACGGCATATTATCGAGGCCCTGAACACGACAGGCTGGCGGGTAAGCGGCAAGAACGGCGCAGCAGAGGTTTTAGGCCTCAATCCAAAGACACTCGAATCAAGGATGCAAAGACTGGGCATCAAAAGAAGCAAGAAAATTTCCTGACATGTCAGCAGGTTCCTGATATATCAGCAGCCTGCATTTATTCACAATATTATTCCCTCATCGCAATCTTCTCTGAAACATTATTATTTTCAACATCATAGAGACTCTTGTCCTGTCAACAACGGTCTTGGCATAGATTCTGCTCTTGCATACAACAGCAAACACCAAAGCATGTCACCCTTTGATGAAACAGATGCATCAAAAAGATTATTAGCATTTAAAGGAGAAAATATGAATAGAACTCTCAGATTAATTTTAATCATTGTCCTGCTTATCACGTGTTACGGCTGTTTTATACCAGGTCACGGATGGGTTGTACCGGGTGACGAATTTCCCGGTGGCCAAAGCCGTGGAGATTCCGGTGGCCACGATCGTGGAGGGCGTGGTGACCACGACAGCGGAAGACATAATGGGCACGGAGAACGGGATTAAGTGGAGGACGGGACCGGGAGATGACGGCTGAATCTTAGAAGTATGGGGATATGATGATACTTGCGACATTAAGAATGAATGTCCGGCCTGAAAGGCGGAGCGATCTTTTGGAAACAATGCGGGGCATGCTCGAACCCGCGCGGGTCGAAAGAGGCTGCCTGAGTTATCGCCTCTATGAAGATGTAGAAGACAGAAATACCTTTGTCCTGATGGAGGAATGGAAGACACAGAATGATCTTGAGAGACACATCCGTACGGACAATCATCGCCGGCTGATGGCGCTCATGGATCTATTGAGCAGGCAGCCTGAATTGCGGTTTAACACTGTTTCACACACGTCGGGAATGGATGTCATAGAAAACGTACTCAATACATACGGACAGAGATGAGAGAGCGATATTTAAAAAGGAGGTGAAGTATGCCGCTGGTTCAATTAGTGATTACTTTGGTTGTTGTCGGGGTGATTCTATGGCTGATTAACAACTATATACCCATGCAGGCCACCATAAAGAAAATCCTGAATGCTGTAGTTGTTATTGTCGTGATTCTATGGCTGTTGAATGTGTTCGGTGTCTTAGGCCCCATCTCAGGGATGCATGTTGGAGAAATGCATGGCGGGAGGTGAAGGGCCTGAAGATTTTCTCAATCCGGGAAATAATATTCCACCGGGTTGCATTTATTAACGTTGTAATCCTATGATTGCACATATAAAAAAGGAGGAGTGAAATGAAAAAATTAATTCTGTTAACAGTTTTAATGGGTTTTGGATTGGCCCTGTTTTCGGGCTGCGCCTATATGACGGGTAAAACAGCAGGCGAAAACATCGATGATGCGACGATTACTACGCAAGTTAATGGGGCAATAGTCAATGAACCGGACGCTCATTATTGGAAGATCGATGTGACAACTACAAATGGCGATGTTATGCTTACAGGTTTTGTGAACAGCAAAGCGGCCGAGGATAGGATCGTAGCAAAGATCAGGCAAATCAAGGGCGTGAAATCCGTTCAGAGCAACTTGAAAGTGGAAGAGAAAAAGTAGAGTCAGTGAAATCAGTTGTTATCCTTGCAAGAGGTATAACACAGTCTAACCGGAAGGAGGATAATATGCTGTGGACGATCGCTGTGATACTGATAATTCTGTGGCTGCTGGGACTGGTGAGCAGTTACACGATGGGAGGGTTTATTCACATCCTTCTGGTAATTGCCATAATCATGGTGCTCGTAAACATCATTCAGGGGCGAACACCTTTGGGATAAAGGAAAGTCATCAATCCGATTAGACCGGTAACAGAAAAAAGGAGCAAAACGTTTCAGCTACGAGGAGGCTGCCATGATGGAAAAACGAAAAGCATACGAAGAAAAGTTCGATGCGCAGTTGAAGCAATGGAGCGCGCAGATCGCCCTGCTCAAGGCCAGAGCGGACAAGGGCAAGGCCGAGGTCAAGATTGAATACTACAAAACCATCGAAGCCTTGCAGCGCAAGCAAGATGAGGCCAGTACAAAACTGCACGAATTGAAGACCGCCGGCGATGAAGCATGGGAAGACCTCAAGACAGGCGCGGAAAATGCCTGGGCTGAAGTCAAGGCCGCCTTCCATGGCGCGGCCTCGAAGTTCAAATGAGAACCTTTCGTAATGACGTTTGATGGTGAAGAAGGGAATCCGAACCTTTGAATTATGGCATGTGAAAGCATGCTGATTAACATGAAAAAGGAAGATATGAAGATATTAAAGACAGTGATGCTTTCGGTTGTGCTGCTATTAGTGCCGGCGTATGCCTTTTCTTCCCATTATGGTTATATGCGCGCAAGTTTCATTGAAGGTGATGTACAGATAAAAACGCCCGAAGCAGGAGACTGGGGTTACGCTTCTATAAACACGCCTCTTGCAGAGGGTGATCAGGTTTGGGTCCCCCAGGGCGGGCGGGCTGAACTCCAGCTAAACAGCGGTACATATATAAGACTCGACGAGAATACGGCACTCCAGATACTTGCAATTGATAAGCACTCCTCCCAGTTTTATCTTTCGCAGGGATATGCGTACATTTTTTATGATGCGCCGAGGGGGAGTGTCATACAAGTTGATACCCCCGATGCGTCGACACGCGCTTTCAACAGGGCGACTTTCAGAATTGACATGTCGGACCGGTACACGGATGTGTCGGTCTACAAGGGATACGTTGAAACAGAGAACCAGGTCGGAACAACACGGATAAATGCGGGCAGTATGGTGTCTCTCGGACAGAACACAAACGGAGAGGTTGCGCCGTTAGGCCAGCCTGATGAGTGGGAAAGATGGAACGAGACGAGGGACGACAGAATTTATGCGGGAGGAGGCGTGAGTTCGCGTTATCTTCCGGCCGAACTCAGGCCGTATTCTTATGATTTTGACAATAGCGGCAGATGGGTGCAAGTCCCTGAGTACGGTTATGTCTGGACGCCGACGATTGTTATCGGGGTGAGCTGGTCACCTTACAGAAACGGCAGATGGATATGGAGAGGCGATGATTACGTCTGGGTGGGTTACGAGCCCTGGGGATGGGCGCCCTACCATTACGGCAGATGGAGCTTTGTAGTAAACATAGGCTGGTTCTGGGTGCCTCCTGTTGCGAGGGAGGTTTACTGGAGCCCGGGATATGTCGGCTGGGTCAGGACTAATGATTATGTGGCATGGGTCCCGCTTGCTCCGGGAGAAATCTATTACGGCCGCGGCTACTATGGCCGGCACAGCGTTAACATTACCAATGTAAATATCAACCAGGTCAACATCACGAATGTATATAAGAATGTGTACATCAATAACGGGGCGACAATAGTGGACCGCAAGACCTTTGCTACGGGCTCGCCGAAAATTGTCAATGTCCATGAGACAGAGGTCCGGAAAGATATCTTTACAAAAAAGAATTTCAGGGCGGGCGCGCATGATATCAAACCCACGAGGGCGAGTTATTTTACATCGGACAAGTCGATTCCGCAGGTAAAACTTCCGCCGCAGCGTGTCCGGAACGTTCATGTAAGAGAATTAAAACAGTCACGCAGGCTTATTAAAGAACCGGAAAAATCTGTCCTGAACCCCGGGGGCAAGCCAGAGACACTGCCGTTGACTAAGGTCACCACACCGAGAACTCGGGGCAAGGGGAAACCCTCGATACAGCAGATTCAGCCCGAAGAGAAGAGGAAACCCGTAGTGCCTGAAGGCGCTCCCGCACCGAGAGGCGAAAGACAGATCAAACCATCTGATAATAGACCTGCAGTAACTGAAAGCGGTACTGCGCCACGAGGCGAAAGGAAGCAGGTCAAGCCGGATAAGAAAGGGAAATCTGGAGCGCCTGAAAAAAAACAGGAGCCCGAAGAACCTGAGCAATAAACAACAGGAGAAAGGAGGACCTTATGTTGTGGACGATTGCAGTGATACTGATAATTCTGTGGCTGCTGGGGCTGGTAAGCAGTTACACGATGGGAGGGTTCATTCACATACTGCTGGTAATTGCCATTATCGTGGTACTGTTCAACATCATTCAGGGGCGAAAACCATTGGGATAAAGGAAGGTTCTTATTCAGCCGGGTTGACGAATTGAAAGAAGGAGCAAAATGAAAACAAATACACTGATAGGCATCATACTCATTGTTGTAGGGATCGTGGCCTTTGCGTATCAAGGCATCAACTACACGACCAGAGAGAAAGTCGTTGATCTCGGTCCTCTCCAGGTGACTGCTGAGAAGACAAAAACGCTCCCTCTGCCGCCGATCGTGGGTGGTATTGCGCTCGTGGGCGGCATAGTGCTGCTGGTCATGGGGAGCAAGAAGGGCTGATCCGAGGATGAAGTAACAATGCTGATGCGCAGCACTATTTACTTTAATGTTACCGGCTTCCTCTGCGCCGCCTTTCTCTTGCTCATGCTCATTTTCCCGGCCCCCCCGGCGATAGGCGCGGACAGGGCCGGTGATGAATTTCTGACCGGTTATATTACCTCCATACTTGAGCGGGACCTGCAATGGGAGAGAGACAGCTATCGTCTGAAGGTTGTCCGGGGGGCTGCTACGATCACCCTGTTTAAAGATGACCCGGTGCGACGGGAGGAGGCTGACACGCATCTGCGCACTATTGACGGGCTGCATTCGATGAAGATTATAGTGAAGCCTTCAGACCCCGGCAAGCCTGGAGTGGTAAGCAGGCTTCTGGGGATAACCGGCGAAGGGGAAGCTTTTCCAATAGGCAACCTGTTCCAGCCGCTCCTTGCAGACCCGAAGCAACTGCAGTTCTTTGTCAGCGTCAACAGCTTCAAATCACCGGGTGTGCGATATACCATGGCATCAGTCGGCTTCGGAGAAGCGTTCGGCGTGTACAGGTTCTTCGGCAGCCGCGAGGGGGACGGCCTGCAGCTCAACATAGAAGGCGGTCTGTTCGCCCAGTTCAACCTGGACGCTCCTTCCTACGACCTCATCAACGCAGATTACATCATCGGCATTCCCGCCACCTACCGGCGCGGGGACAATTCACTCCGCTTGCGCATTTACCACCAAAGCTCACACCTGGGCGATGAGTTCCTCCAGGGTGTTAATCCGCCGGAACGGGTCAACCTCAGCTATGAAGCCATTGATCTCATCTATTCACGCGAATGGCGCGGATGGCGAGTGTACGGCGGCGGTGAGTATCTGCTGCAAAAAGAACCGGCTGATCTAAAGCCGATAAGCGCCCACTGGGGGATCGAGTATTACGGCAGCAGGCCGCTTGTATGGAACGGCAGGCCGGTTGGCGGGGTAGACATGAAGAGCTTCGATGAGCATAAGTGGGCCATAGATACCAGCGTCAAGGCCGGCCTTGAGTTCGGTCAGCCTAACCCATGGCGCCGTCGTCTGCGTCTCATGGCACAGTGGTACAAGGGGTATGATCCGCGCGGCCAGTTTTACATTAACAAGGTTGAGTCCTATGGCCTGGGAGTGTCCCTGGGATTCTGACGGAGTTTGTCGAGGAGGCGCTAAGATGTATGAAGATATTGTAGAGACAGTTCGCGAACCTCTTATTGTTCTGGATGCAGACCTGAGGGTACTTTCAGCAAACCGCAGTTTCTATAAATTTTTCAGGGTAACACCTGAGGAAACTATAGGTAATCTGATCTATGACCTCGGGAACCGGCAGTGGGACATTCCCGGCCTTCGGAAGTTGCTTGAGGAGATCCTTCCCGAAAACAACAAGTTCGATGACTATGAAGTTGAACATATTTTTTCAGGCGTCGGGCACAAAATAATGCTTCTCAATGCCCGCCGTGTCATTCACCTTGAAAAAGGCCCCCAGATGATCCTCCTCGCTATTGAAGACATTACTGAACGCAGGCGGATGGAAAATGAATTGAAGGATTATGAGGAACGCTTCAGGCGGATGTTCGAGACCGCAAAGGACGGCCTGTTGCTGATCGATAAACAAAACGGGAAGATAGTTAACGCTAACCCCGCCATCGTGGCGATGCTGGATTATTTTCGCGAGGAGTTTATTGGAAAACAGCTTAAAGATGTCGGCCTGCTGAAAGACACGGAAAATTTCAGGGAGACTATCCGGGAATTGATTGAGGACGGATTTATCAATTACGAGGATGTGTTTGCGGAAACCAAACAGGGACAGCTTATTAATGTTGATATACATCTGGTCGACAGGGCGAGGTTCATTCAATGTAACGTGCGTGACATTACTGAACGCAAGAAACTGTCAGCGCAACTGCTCCAGTCCCAGAAGATGGAGGCCATAGGCCATCTTGTCGGAGGAATTGCACACGATTTCAACAATATCCTGACCGCAATAATCGGCTATGGGAGCCTTCTGAATAACAAGATCGCAGCGGATGACCCATTGCGTGAATATGTTAAACAGATACTCGCCTCATCCGATAGAGCGGCCAATCTGACACACAGTCTTCTTGCCTACAGCAGAAAGCAGGTGGTTGAGATGAAGCCGGCAGATATTAACAAGATCGTTTATAACATACAGAAGATATTGGACAGGCTCATCGGCGAGGATATTGAATTCAAGATACATATGGCTGCTGAGGAACTGATCGCGAATGTTGACATAGGCCAGATAGAACAGGTTTTGCTGAATCTTGCAACGAACGCACGGGATGCAATGCCGCATGGAGGAATGTTGACCATAAGTACGGAGCAGGTGCAAATAGACAGCAGCTTTATACGGGCTAATGGTTACGGAGAAGCAGGCAATTATGCCGTCCTTTCAGTTGCCGACAACGGGGTCGGAATAGATGAAAAGACAGCAGAGCATATCTTTGAGCCGTTCTTTACCACAAAAGAGGTCGGCAAAGGAACAGGGCTTGGCCTCGCAATGGTCTACGGCATCATCAAGCAGCACAAGGGTTTCATCAATGTTTACAGCAGGCCCGGAGAGGGTGCGGTCTTTAAAATATATTTGCCCCTAATGCCGACAAAAGAGGAAATTCCAGAAAAGGCGGAATTGGTCCCTGTCCCCTCCGGGAATGAGACAATTCTTTTAGCAGAAGATGATCTGTCTCTCGGTGAAATCTCAAAAATATATCTTGAGAACTATGGTTACAAGGTACTGGATGTGATCAATGGCGAAGACGCCTTAAGAGTCTTCTCGAAGAACAGTGACGACATAATGCTTATTGTCACTGATATGATCATGCCGAAGATGCATGGCAATGAAGTATGCGAAAAGGCAAGGCTGATAAAGCCGGACATAAAATGCCTTTTTATGAGCGGGTACAGCGACGACATTTTAATAATGCGGGGTGTTCTCAAAGAGGGCGTTGATTTTATTCCCAAGCCATTCAT from the Nitrospirota bacterium genome contains:
- a CDS encoding BON domain-containing protein; this encodes MKKLILLTVLMGFGLALFSGCAYMTGKTAGENIDDATITTQVNGAIVNEPDAHYWKIDVTTTNGDVMLTGFVNSKAAEDRIVAKIRQIKGVKSVQSNLKVEEKK
- a CDS encoding PAS domain S-box protein — translated: MYEDIVETVREPLIVLDADLRVLSANRSFYKFFRVTPEETIGNLIYDLGNRQWDIPGLRKLLEEILPENNKFDDYEVEHIFSGVGHKIMLLNARRVIHLEKGPQMILLAIEDITERRRMENELKDYEERFRRMFETAKDGLLLIDKQNGKIVNANPAIVAMLDYFREEFIGKQLKDVGLLKDTENFRETIRELIEDGFINYEDVFAETKQGQLINVDIHLVDRARFIQCNVRDITERKKLSAQLLQSQKMEAIGHLVGGIAHDFNNILTAIIGYGSLLNNKIAADDPLREYVKQILASSDRAANLTHSLLAYSRKQVVEMKPADINKIVYNIQKILDRLIGEDIEFKIHMAAEELIANVDIGQIEQVLLNLATNARDAMPHGGMLTISTEQVQIDSSFIRANGYGEAGNYAVLSVADNGVGIDEKTAEHIFEPFFTTKEVGKGTGLGLAMVYGIIKQHKGFINVYSRPGEGAVFKIYLPLMPTKEEIPEKAELVPVPSGNETILLAEDDLSLGEISKIYLENYGYKVLDVINGEDALRVFSKNSDDIMLIVTDMIMPKMHGNEVCEKARLIKPDIKCLFMSGYSDDILIMRGVLKEGVDFIPKPFIPYDLIIKVREVLDS
- a CDS encoding lmo0937 family membrane protein, with protein sequence MLWTIAVILIILWLLGLVSSYTMGGFIHILLVIAIIVVLFNIIQGRKPLG
- a CDS encoding antibiotic biosynthesis monooxygenase, translating into MMILATLRMNVRPERRSDLLETMRGMLEPARVERGCLSYRLYEDVEDRNTFVLMEEWKTQNDLERHIRTDNHRRLMALMDLLSRQPELRFNTVSHTSGMDVIENVLNTYGQR
- a CDS encoding lmo0937 family membrane protein, encoding MLWTIAVILIILWLLGLVSSYTMGGFIHILLVIAIIMVLVNIIQGRTPLG
- a CDS encoding coiled coil domain-containing protein; amino-acid sequence: MEKRKAYEEKFDAQLKQWSAQIALLKARADKGKAEVKIEYYKTIEALQRKQDEASTKLHELKTAGDEAWEDLKTGAENAWAEVKAAFHGAASKFK
- a CDS encoding DUF1207 domain-containing protein, encoding MLMRSTIYFNVTGFLCAAFLLLMLIFPAPPAIGADRAGDEFLTGYITSILERDLQWERDSYRLKVVRGAATITLFKDDPVRREEADTHLRTIDGLHSMKIIVKPSDPGKPGVVSRLLGITGEGEAFPIGNLFQPLLADPKQLQFFVSVNSFKSPGVRYTMASVGFGEAFGVYRFFGSREGDGLQLNIEGGLFAQFNLDAPSYDLINADYIIGIPATYRRGDNSLRLRIYHQSSHLGDEFLQGVNPPERVNLSYEAIDLIYSREWRGWRVYGGGEYLLQKEPADLKPISAHWGIEYYGSRPLVWNGRPVGGVDMKSFDEHKWAIDTSVKAGLEFGQPNPWRRRLRLMAQWYKGYDPRGQFYINKVESYGLGVSLGF
- a CDS encoding FecR domain-containing protein, whose amino-acid sequence is MKKEDMKILKTVMLSVVLLLVPAYAFSSHYGYMRASFIEGDVQIKTPEAGDWGYASINTPLAEGDQVWVPQGGRAELQLNSGTYIRLDENTALQILAIDKHSSQFYLSQGYAYIFYDAPRGSVIQVDTPDASTRAFNRATFRIDMSDRYTDVSVYKGYVETENQVGTTRINAGSMVSLGQNTNGEVAPLGQPDEWERWNETRDDRIYAGGGVSSRYLPAELRPYSYDFDNSGRWVQVPEYGYVWTPTIVIGVSWSPYRNGRWIWRGDDYVWVGYEPWGWAPYHYGRWSFVVNIGWFWVPPVAREVYWSPGYVGWVRTNDYVAWVPLAPGEIYYGRGYYGRHSVNITNVNINQVNITNVYKNVYINNGATIVDRKTFATGSPKIVNVHETEVRKDIFTKKNFRAGAHDIKPTRASYFTSDKSIPQVKLPPQRVRNVHVRELKQSRRLIKEPEKSVLNPGGKPETLPLTKVTTPRTRGKGKPSIQQIQPEEKRKPVVPEGAPAPRGERQIKPSDNRPAVTESGTAPRGERKQVKPDKKGKSGAPEKKQEPEEPEQ
- a CDS encoding sigma 54-interacting transcriptional regulator; this encodes MEYKERTKEKFTNELEGLPMRVEDMGPRGTGRRKADEALRVSETRYRRLFESAQDGILLLDAGTGQILDVNPFLLYMLGYSYNDFMGKKLWEIGLFSDIAASRLRFSELQAKGYVRYEHLPLQTKDSRLIDVEFVSNVYLVDNNKIIQCNIRDITLRKRAEEGLQKAHAELEYRVKERTEELTGVNEQLLQQIEEHRQAEESLRDAFMEIRRLKEELQEENLYLQEEIGLIHTHKDIVGNSEAIRAALHQIEQVAGTNSTVLVYGETGTGKELIAHSIHNLSSRKGRLMVKVNCAALPPTLIESELFGREKGAFTGALSKQAGRFELADRSTIFLDEIDSLPLEVQAKLLRVLESGEFERLGSPQTVKVDARIISATNRDLGRAVSEGWFREDLFYRLNVFQIFVPPLRERKEDILPLVWSFVQDFSKRMGKRIESIPQKSVEALQDYPWPGNVRELRNVVERAMIITTGTTLHVDVPKIAESKTVRAMTLEEVEKRHIIEALNTTGWRVSGKNGAAEVLGLNPKTLESRMQRLGIKRSKKIS
- a CDS encoding DUF3185 domain-containing protein, whose translation is MKTNTLIGIILIVVGIVAFAYQGINYTTREKVVDLGPLQVTAEKTKTLPLPPIVGGIALVGGIVLLVMGSKKG